Genomic window (Thermodesulfobacteriota bacterium):
GAGCTCGTCGAGGCCGCGGTGAAAAAGTCTTTTTCGATGTTGAACCCCGTAACCATAGCGCGCAATCCGGTTATGTTCGTTACCGAGATAGGGGCGGCCGTGTCCACGCTCGTCCTCGCATTAAATATCTATCAGAAGAGCGGGGCCGTTGTTTATACGCTTTGGGTGACGCTCATCCTCTGGATAACGGTGCTCTTCGCCAACTTCGCCGAGGCTCTTGCCGAAGCGAGGGGGAAGGCCCAGGCCGATACCCTCAGAAAGACAAGACGGAAGACAATGGCTCATAGGATGGTTAACGGAGGCATGGAAGAAGTGAGCTCGAACGAGCTCAGGGAAGGGGACGTCGTGTACGTCTCGGCCGGCGTGATAATCCCGAACGACGGGGAGATCGTAGAGGGCGTCGCCACGGTCGACGAGTCCGCGATCACGGGCGAATCCGCTCCCGTGGTCAGGGAAGCGGGTGGCGACCGCTCGGGTGTCACGGGCGGAACCCGCGTCCTCTCCGATTCCATAAAGGTTCAGATCACGGCCGGCGCCGGCGAATCGTTCCTCGACCGCATGATAGCTCTCGTAGAGGGCGCAATAAGGCAGAAGACGCCCAACGAGCTCGCGCTCACTGTGACCCTTGCCGGGCTGACCCTCGCGTTCCTCATGGTGACCGGCGCGCTCTATCCCATAGGCAAATACTTCGGCGTCGAGATACCGATCCCGACGCTGGTCGCGCTCCTGGTGTGTCTTATCCCGACCACTATCGGCGCTCTGCTCGCAGCGATCGGGCTTGCGGGTATGGACCGGGCGCTTTCGGCGAATGTGTTAGCCAAGAGCGGGAAGGCGGTCGAGCTCGCGGGAGACGTGGATACGCTTCTTCTCGATAAAACCGGAACTATAACGATCGGCGACCGCCAGGCGACTGAATATTTCCCGCTGCCGGACGTTACCCGCGATAGACTTGCCGCGGCAGCCATGTACGCCTCGTTCGGGGACCTTACCCCTGAAGGAAAGTCTATCGTGAAGCTCGGCGCGGATACTCTGGGCGGCGCGGCTCCGAGAGAGGCAACGGGCGAGGTTATACCTTTCACCGCCCAGTCGCGCCTCAGCGGTCTCGATACAACTGGCGGACGCAGGCTGAGGAAAGGGGCGCCTGACGCGATAAAGGCTTTCGTGACCCAGTCCGGCGGCTCGGTCCCCGAATCATATCAGGGAATAGTGGACGGCATAGCTAAGGACGGAAGCACGCCCATATCCGTCGCCGAGGGGAAAGAGATACTGGGAGTCATTTCGCTCTCGGACGTGCTCAAGCCGGGGATAAGGGACCGTATCACGAGACTCCGCGCCATGGGTCTACGCGTCGTCATGGTGACGGGCGATAACCCGCTCACAGCGGCGGCGATAGCCCGCGAGGCGGGCGTGGACGACTTCATCGCCGAGGCCAAACCGGAGGACAAGCTCGAATACATACGGCGTGAGCAGCGCTCGGGCAGGCTCGTCGCCATGATGGGGGACGGGACCAACGACGCCCCTGCCCTCGCGCAGGCGGACATCGGCGTCGCCATGAACTCGGGCACGCAGGCGGCGAAGGAAGCGGGCAACATGGTCGACCTCGACAGCGACCCGACGAAGCTCATCGAGGTGATAGAGATAGGGAAGCAGCTATTGATCACGAGGGGGGCGATAACCACTTTCTCCATCGCAAACGACGTGGCTAAATATTTCGCCATCATCCCCGCCATATTCTTACTCGCCATACCGGGGCTAGAAGCGCTCAATATAATGGGTCTCAGCACACCCGAGAGCGCTATACTGTCTGCGCTGATATTTAACGCGGTCATTATACCGATACTTATACCGCTCGCTATAAAGGGGGTTAAGTACAGGCCGACGGGGGCTGAGATTCTACTGAGAAAAAACCTGCTCGTGTACGGACTCGGAGGGGTTATAGTGCCCTTCGTCGGTATCAAATTAATCGATACGGCCCTCGGTGTAACGGGGCTCTTTTAGGAGGCGCTATTATGAAAGACAATAAAGAAAATATGGGGATAGGCATGCAGCTCGTCACCTCGGTGAGGGTCGTGGTCTTCACGATGATCGTCTGCTGCGGCCTTTACACGCTTCTCATTTTTGGAATCGGCCAGGCAGTCACTCCGTATACGGCCGATGGCTCGCTCATAACCGATGCCCAGGGCAAAGTGATCGGAAGCGAGCTCATAGCCCAGAAATTCACGCGCCCCGAGTACTTCTGGCCGAGGCCTTCGGCGTCTGATTACAACGCCGCGGGGACTGCGGGGAGCAACCTCTCCCCGGCTAACCCCAAGCTCCGCGATAGGGCGCTTGAGATAATCGGCACTATGGGGACTGCTGAGGCCGACCCCGTTCCAGCCGACCTCGTCACGGCTTCAGGCGGCGGGCTCGATCCGCATATCACATTGGAAGCCGCAAGGTATCAGGCGAAGAGGGTTGCGGATGCGCGCGGGCTCCCGGAGGAGCAAATAACGGGCCTCATCGAAAACCATGCCTTAAAAACAGGAGGGATGCTTACTCCCGAACCGCTTGTGAACGTGCTACTCTTGAATATAGAGCTCGATAAAACAGTCGAATAACAGATTACCGGGAGGAGAAGATTATGGGAGGGTCGATCGGATGAACGGCAGCCGCGCAGACAGCTTCCTCCGGATGATCCGCAGGTCTCAGCGCGGGAGGCTGAAGATCTACGTCGGCTACTCGGCCGGCGTGGGCAAGACGTACGAGATGCTGCTCGAAGGCCGCCGCCTGAAGCAGGACGGCATAGACGTCGTCGTCGGGCTTGTCGAGACGCACGGTAGGAAGGAGACCGAGGCGCTCGTCGAGGGCCTCGAGGTCATACCCAGGAAAAATGTGACATACAGGGGGATAGAGATCGGGGAAATGGACTTGGACGCGATACTCGAGCGCCGTCCCGAGGTCGTGCTCGTCGACGAGCTCGCGCATACTAATGTCCCCGGGAGCAGGAACGCGAAGCGGTACCAGGACGTCGAGGAGATTCTTTCTGCCGGGATCCACGTCATATCCACTCTCAACGTGCAGCACCTGGAGAGCCTCTACGAGACTATAGAGCGCGCGACAGGGGTGAAGGTCAGGGAGCGGATACCCGACCGCGTCGTCGCGGAAGCGGACCAGCTCGTTAACGTGGACGTCACGACCGAGGACCTCCGCCAGCGTCTCGTCGAGGGGAAGGTCTACACGAAGGAGAGCGTCGACGCCGCGCTCGAGCATTTCTTCAAGGAGACGAACCTCGAGCAGCTCCGCGAGCTCACGCTGCGCGAGCTCGCCGCGCAGATAGATTCCCGTAGGCGGGAGGCTCTCGACGAGGAAACGCCCTCGAGCCCCGACCAGGTGATGGTCTGCCTGAGCTCTAGGGGGCCCAACAGCGAAGCGCTTCTGCGCTACACGTCCCGGCTCGCGGGGCGTCTCAACAGGAACTGGTACGCGCTCTACGTGCAGACCTCAGGCGAGAAACCGACTGTGATAGACGCGGAGACCCAGAGGATACTCTCCAACACTCTTGCGCTCGCGCAGCAGCTGGGCGCGACCGTGTTCACGTACAGGGGCGACGACGTCGTGAAAACCATACTACAGTTCGCTAAGGAATACAGGGTCGGGCACATAGTCGTAGGCTCGACGAGGGGGAAATACCCCTATTGGAGGAGGCTCGCCGGACAGAAGAGCATCGTCGAGAGGCTCATAACCGAGAGCGAAGGGATAACCATAGTCGTCCTCGATACGAGCTCTCTGCTTGAAGACGGGACGTACAGGCCTCCCGCACGCGAGCCTGCCGCAGTAGAGGAAGAGGCACCGCCCGTCAAGCCCGAGTCTCTCTTGGCCGGGATGAAGGTCGTCTTGTGGAAGGATCAGGTGGATAAGGAAAAAGCGATGAAAGTGCTCCTCGAGACGCTCTGCCGGGATTTCCCCGAGATCAGGGAATCCGCGTGGACGGCCCTCATGGAGCGCGAGAAGCAGGGCGGCACGTTCGCGGGAGAGGATATACTCATGCCTCACGCCCGTATCCCGGGGTTAGGGCGCTCGCTGCTCGCGCTCGGCGTGGGCAAGGGGGGGATAAAGGACAGGGATTCGGGACGGGTGGCGAAGATTATGTTCCTCATGCTCTCGCCCGCCGAGGAGCCCGCGGGCCACGTCGAGCTTCTGGGGATGATCGCGAAGATGTGCCAGGAGTCCAGGTGGATGAAGGACGTGCTCGCCTCGGAAAGCCCCGAGGAGATAAGGCGTATCATCGAGGCGCACGAGAGCGCGGAGTGATTTGGTATGCGGTATTGAACGGGATTCGCCATGCCATCTGATATAAATACCGGTCTTTCTGACCGGAAGCGCGATAAATTTTCGGCTCAGCCGCGCCTACAAAACTTGAAACGTTGATTTTGCGGACAGGGTCATTATAATAAACCCTTTCTTTATGTTGCAGACAGTCGGGCCGGTTGCCGGCCACTCCAAATTTATACCGATTTAAGGTATTCTAAGTACGCGTAATAGTCGTGTGGGCTGTTAGCTCAGTTTGGCAGAGCAGATGACTCTTAATCATCGGGTCGTGGGTTCGATTCCCTCACAGCCCACCACATGCGAGAGTGGCGGAACTGGCAGACGCGCAGGACTTAGGATCCTGTACCTAACCGTGTGGGGGTTCGACTCCCCCCTCTCGCACATTCCACTTTTACAATTTCATATAAGGCGACAGTGTAACGATACTTGCGATAAAATCCTGAGGTCAGTGCTAGACCGGATTCCAGAGCTTATACGTACGGCTGCACTGATTGTTCTTGGCACTGAGCTGAGTGATCTCTGCGTCCGGCTAGTGGCAGCGGGTCGGATGTCATTCCGGGACGCTGTACGAGAGGCGAAGTGCGAAGGCGAGGAAGTGAGGACGGTGCATTAACCTGCTACTGTTCCGGGAATAATCTCACGTCAATGATGTATCTGACTCTGTTAAATGCTCGCAGAGCCTCCTCGTAATTCGACTCACGGAAAGCTTTTGATGTTTGATACTCGTAGAATCTCAATGCCACTATCTCCCCACTGGTCTTGATTTGCTTGTCCAGTTCCGCACTTGTCATGCCATACATCTCGATCTCACCTAATTCTATCGAACTATATTCACTCATAATGACCTCCAAGGGCTTTTGAGGTAATGAATAAGTTATTCGCGCCCCATGTCAAGGGAGATCAAGTATAAAAGAGGGATCAGAGAGGGGGGAGGCATTGAAAACGTCCTGAAAATGTGTTTTATTCGAAACTATGACAACTTCCGATAAGATTAGTTTAGGCATTGGATTACTCACTCTTGGGGCATTTGTATTGGCGTACTGCCACCTACGCCAATCCAAAAAAGCTGCTAACTTGGATAGAGCATATCAACTAATTGATCGTTACTTTACCTATTACGCTAATTTAGAAACGGGTCCTGGGGGTGTTCTGCCACTAGAACAATTTCTTTCAAAGGAAAGACCGTCATGGACTTTATGGGCTAAGAATCGTATAGAGGAAAGGGGGTTCTTTAGAAGACTAGCTAAATATTGGGTGCAAAATTCGATAGATAAGGAAACAATCCATGATCAGATGGGGATAATAATAATCTCCCGCTTTCATTCGATAGCTGATGATATGAAATCATCAATAGGTACAGTTTCCCCATTAATGGCCGAATGGGGAACTATGGTTAGAGAATTGGAGAGTTTTAAATCTAGGTTCGATTTCTTGAAATGGTTATATAGGGATGTTTATGGCCGTATAGATTACTAAACTCACTTCCCCTTGCCGTACTTGGCTGGCCGGCCAGGAGCTTCAGCCGCTTATAGGTCGCCTGTGTGATTCTGGCGGCTATCAGGACAATATCTTTATCGGGCTTTGGCTTCTTTTTCGGTGTCATGCGACCACTATGCCATGAACTGCCACAGTATGCTATCCGAAAACATTAACAATTCGGGAGAATGAGAAATGTCGGGCAGTTAGGAAAAACTCTAAAATCGGACTTAGGATCCTGTACCTAACCGTGTGGGGGTTCGACTCCCCCCTCTCGCACATTCCACTTTTACAATTTCATATAAGGCGACAGTGTAACGATACTTCGGGCAAGGCCTCGCGGGCCATTGATAGACCGTAGTCACGAGCTAATCCGCACGGCTGCGCTGGTTGACGGTGTCGAGTTGAGGGACTCTGCGTCCGGCTAGTGGCAGCGGGTCGGATGTCATTCCGGGACGCTGTACGAGAGGCG
Coding sequences:
- the kdpB gene encoding potassium-transporting ATPase subunit KdpB — protein: MTDIQKVHELAKLERRKVRRASLFERELVEAAVKKSFSMLNPVTIARNPVMFVTEIGAAVSTLVLALNIYQKSGAVVYTLWVTLILWITVLFANFAEALAEARGKAQADTLRKTRRKTMAHRMVNGGMEEVSSNELREGDVVYVSAGVIIPNDGEIVEGVATVDESAITGESAPVVREAGGDRSGVTGGTRVLSDSIKVQITAGAGESFLDRMIALVEGAIRQKTPNELALTVTLAGLTLAFLMVTGALYPIGKYFGVEIPIPTLVALLVCLIPTTIGALLAAIGLAGMDRALSANVLAKSGKAVELAGDVDTLLLDKTGTITIGDRQATEYFPLPDVTRDRLAAAAMYASFGDLTPEGKSIVKLGADTLGGAAPREATGEVIPFTAQSRLSGLDTTGGRRLRKGAPDAIKAFVTQSGGSVPESYQGIVDGIAKDGSTPISVAEGKEILGVISLSDVLKPGIRDRITRLRAMGLRVVMVTGDNPLTAAAIAREAGVDDFIAEAKPEDKLEYIRREQRSGRLVAMMGDGTNDAPALAQADIGVAMNSGTQAAKEAGNMVDLDSDPTKLIEVIEIGKQLLITRGAITTFSIANDVAKYFAIIPAIFLLAIPGLEALNIMGLSTPESAILSALIFNAVIIPILIPLAIKGVKYRPTGAEILLRKNLLVYGLGGVIVPFVGIKLIDTALGVTGLF
- the kdpC gene encoding potassium-transporting ATPase subunit KdpC — protein: MKDNKENMGIGMQLVTSVRVVVFTMIVCCGLYTLLIFGIGQAVTPYTADGSLITDAQGKVIGSELIAQKFTRPEYFWPRPSASDYNAAGTAGSNLSPANPKLRDRALEIIGTMGTAEADPVPADLVTASGGGLDPHITLEAARYQAKRVADARGLPEEQITGLIENHALKTGGMLTPEPLVNVLLLNIELDKTVE
- a CDS encoding PTS sugar transporter subunit IIA — translated: MNGSRADSFLRMIRRSQRGRLKIYVGYSAGVGKTYEMLLEGRRLKQDGIDVVVGLVETHGRKETEALVEGLEVIPRKNVTYRGIEIGEMDLDAILERRPEVVLVDELAHTNVPGSRNAKRYQDVEEILSAGIHVISTLNVQHLESLYETIERATGVKVRERIPDRVVAEADQLVNVDVTTEDLRQRLVEGKVYTKESVDAALEHFFKETNLEQLRELTLRELAAQIDSRRREALDEETPSSPDQVMVCLSSRGPNSEALLRYTSRLAGRLNRNWYALYVQTSGEKPTVIDAETQRILSNTLALAQQLGATVFTYRGDDVVKTILQFAKEYRVGHIVVGSTRGKYPYWRRLAGQKSIVERLITESEGITIVVLDTSSLLEDGTYRPPAREPAAVEEEAPPVKPESLLAGMKVVLWKDQVDKEKAMKVLLETLCRDFPEIRESAWTALMEREKQGGTFAGEDILMPHARIPGLGRSLLALGVGKGGIKDRDSGRVAKIMFLMLSPAEEPAGHVELLGMIAKMCQESRWMKDVLASESPEEIRRIIEAHESAE